The nucleotide sequence CTCGGGCACGTCGGAGAAGACGGCCTCGGAGATGTCGATGACGAGCCGAGGCGGGTCCGTCATGGTGAACGTGGTGAAGTTGGCCTTCTGCGAGCCGGAGATGGTCACCGTCCCACCGTTCACCTGCACCGCGGTGATGGTGTTCAGGTTCGTGGCCGGCGCCTGCGCGAGCGCCACGAAGGGCACGAGCACCACACCGAGCAGCCACGCGGCAAACGGCTTCATCGACCACACCCCTTCACGTTGACAGAAGAGCGTAGAGGCTATCACGCGTCAGCGTGCCTCCAACTTTCCATCCTGACGCGTCTAGCGGAGCCGCGGAAGGCTCGGCGAGCGATACCGGTGGGTCCGCGCGTACTCGATGAGGTTCTTGATGTCGTAGCAAATCTGCCGGATGTCATGCCCCATCGTCAGTTCGATGTGGCTATTGCCCTTCACCGGACGCCAGAGCAGATACTCACTCTTGGCGGCGCGATACACGCTGCGCGTCGACTCCAGCGAGGCCAGCGGGTCCAGGTCCCCGAAGATGATGGCCATGGGCACCTCGATGCGACCGAAGCCCCGCTTGAAGTCGAAGCCGGTGCGGTAGCAGACCATCTCTCCCCGGCGAATCCACCGCGCGAACTGCTCCAGCACCCGGCGCGGCTCCCGCTCTCCACCTTCGCGGAGCAACCAGCGGATGTCATCCGCGCTCACCCGCTCCGGATTGATGAGACGGTTCAATCGCGTGGTGAGCTGTTGATACAGCGGCGAGTCCTCGGCCTTCGCGAGCTGGCGCTCCAGCGACTTGAGGATGATGTCCACCGGCACCGCGTCGAAGCGCAGCGTCCGCCGCGCGCGCGGCGACAGCCGGCGTCCCAGGCCCTTGTTCAACACGCCCACGCCCCGCGCGAGCAACGAGCGCCCCGCCCCCTCCACCTTGCCGCCCACGTTGAGGCTGGCGAGCGTCAGGTCAATCAGCCCGGCCAGCATGGGCGCGCCGTGCGCCAGCAGGCGCAGCAGCATGAAGCCGCGTCCCAGGTCCGCCGGGGAGCCGATGGTGATGAGGCCTTCGAAGTCATTGTGGATGCCGGCGTAGCCGTAGCCCAGCATCCCGCCCATGGAGTGGCCGCAGTAGAAGATGCGCTCGCGCCGGGTGATGCGCTTCACGCCGGAGACGGCCGCTGGCAGGTCGTAGAGGAAGTAACTGTCGATATCCCAGCCGTAGTCGAGGTCCGGCGGCAGGGGGCGCTTGAAGCGCTCGGCGCGCTCCTTCTGGAACGCGATGGAACTCTTGCCGTGGCCACGCAGCTCCAGGATGTGGATGTCCACCCCGAAGAAGAGCAGGTTCTTGACGAACTGCCCGCTGGTCCAGGTGTGCCGGTTCTGTGAGAAACCGTGCACCAGCAGCAGGGGCTCACCAAACAACGGTTGCGGAAAAGGCTGCTTCACAGGACGGTAGCGGGTGATGACCAGCGACCAGCCGTCCGCCGTCTCCACGACGTACTTCGTCTTCGAGTAAAGCGCCCTGAAATCGACTTCGTCGATGGAGGGGATGGGTGGCCCCGATGTCGCGGCGGCTCTCCAGTCCGGCAGGCGCATGTCTTGAATCTACGGCGGCTGATGCATCGCGCCAAGGTTTCGATACATGCGAGCCTTCATCATCCCGACAAGGAACAGTGAACCTGTACAAAGGACGAGGTCGTTCGCGGCTGCCCGCTTGCGCGCCGCGGCAAGGGCCGCGTCCGCATCCGGCCAGGCAGTCACGTCCGCGCACAGCGCGCGCGCCTCTGCCAGGTAGGCCTCGGGAGCCAGCGAGCGAGGCGTCTCCAAAGGCGTGAGCTGCACCGAGGCACACTCGGGCAACAGCGCTCGCATCATCGGTCCCCGGTCCTTGTCCCCCACCACGCCGAAGACGAGGTGGAGGCGACGCCCCGGGTAGAGGTCCTTCAGCGACGCGAGCAGCACCTCCACGCCCGCCGGGTTGTGTGCGCCGTCCAGCAGGAGGATGGGCTGCTGCCCCACCTCCTCCAGCCGCCCCGGCCAGCACGCCGACGCCAGGCCCGCACGCGCGGCCTCGGGCGGCACGGTGACGCCGCGCTCCTGCAAGGCCTCCAGGCAGGCGAGCGCCACCGCCGCGTTCTGCCGCTGATGGGGCCCCCGCAGCGCGACGGACAGCCCATCCAGGGACCAGGTCGCCCCGCGGTACGACAGGCCGCCATCTGGCTGACGCTCGCCCGTGAAGTCACGCCCCTCCAGCCGCACAGGGGCCCCGACCTGCTCGGCCTTGCGGAGGATGGCGTCCAAGGCCTCGGGGGCCTGCCGCGCGACGACACACGGCACGCCCGGCTTGAGGATGCCCGCCTTCTCGCCGGCGATGGCCGCCAGCGTGTCGCCCAGGTACTCCATGTGGTCGAAGGACACGGGGGTAATCGCCGTCACCACCGGGCTGGCGGCGGTGGTGGCATCCAGCCGGCCGCCCAGGCCCGTCTCCAGCACGGCCACATCCACGCGCACCTGGGCGAAGTGCCACAGGGCGACGATGGTGCCGAACTCGAAGTACGTCATGGGAGAGGACACGGCGCTGGGGTAGCGCTCCAACACCTCCAGGATGCGCAGGCCGAAGTCCGCGTCGGAGATGTCCTCGCTGTCCACGCGGATGCGCTCGTTGACGCGCACCAGATGCGGAGACGTGTAGAGCCCCACGCGGTGCCCGGCGGCATGGAGCGACGCCGCCGTCATGGCACACGTGCTGCCCTTCCCGTTCGTCCCGGCGACGTGGAGCGCCGGATACCGCCGCTCCGGGTGGCCCAACGCGGCCAGGGCCTCCTGCACGCGCTCCAATCCCAGCTTGATTCCAGAGGGGTTGAGCTTCGTGAAGAAGGCCAGCGCCTCCTCCGGTGTCCGCGGCGCGCTCAGCCCAGCAACCCCAGGATCTGGCCCAGCTTCGCGCGCAGGTCCTTGCGGTGGACGATGGCGTCGATCATCCCATGGTCCAGCAGGAACTCGGAGCGCTGGAAGCCCTCCGGCAGCTTCTGGCGGATGGTCTGCTCGATGACGCGCGGACCGGCGAACCCGATGAGGGCCTTGGGCTCGGCGAGGATGACATCGCCCAGCCACGAGAAGGACGCGGCGACGCCGCCCGTGGTGGGGTTGAGCAGCACGGAGATGTACGGCCGCGTGCCGGTGCGGAAGCGGGCGATGGCCGCCGACGTCTTGGCCATCTGCATGAGGGAGAAGATGCCCTCCTGCATGCGCGCGCCGCCCGACGCGGAGAAGACGATGGCGGAGCACTTCAGCTCGTGCGCGCGCTCGAAGACGCGGGCCACCTTCTCGCCCACGACCGAGCCCATGGAGCCGCCCATGAACTCGAAGACGAAGCAGCCCACCGACACCTGGTGGCCCTGGATGCGGCCCACGCCGGAGATGAAGGCATCCGGCTCGCCCAGGTTCTTCCGGGTGGACTTCAGGCGGTCCTTGTACTTCTTCGAGTCACTGAACCCGAGCGGGTCCTGCGGCTCCAGCTCCTTGTCGAACTCCTCGAAGCTGTCGGGGTCCAGCAGCGCCGCCAGCCGCGCGCGAGCCGCCCAGTAGTGGTGGTGCTCGCAGTGCGGACACACCATCCAGTTCTTCTCCAACTCCTGGCGGTAGATGATTTCGTCGCACGTCTCGCACTTCGCCCAGAGACCCTCCATGCGGGACGGGCGGGGCTCGGCTTGCGGTTCGGTGTCGACGGCGATGCGCGGCTTCTTCGAGAACCAGGCCATGGGGTGGGCGGGGTTAATCCGGCCGCTTTCGGCCGTCAACCCTTCCGTATGGCGCGACGCGTCTACAGCTCGAAGGTATCGCCCAGCTCCAGCACTTCCACCGGCAGCTCGGCCAGCTCCTTCTTGAGCTGCGACACGAAGGCGGGCTTGAGGTGATACAGCAGCACCGAGGCACCGTTGCGCTCGAACTTCTGGAGTTCCAGGCTCAGCGTGTGCGGCGTGAGGTGGCCGGAGATGTCGGCCAGCGACTGGAGCTTGTTGGGGAAGGACGTCTCCAGCAGCAGCGCCTTGAGGTTCTTCGTCTCGTTCAGCGCCTTCCACAGCTTGTCCGTGGGGCCGGTGTCGCCGCTCATCGCCAGGGCGCTCTTGCCGTTGGAGATGATGAAGCCGCACGACTCCACGGGGTGGCTCACCGGCACGCTTCGCACGGTGTAGGGGCCCACCTGGAAGCTGCTGCCCGCCCGGAACGTCTTGATCTGCAGCACGGGCTTGCGCTTCGTCGGGATGCGGGTGAAGTCCGGCCAGAGCGCGTTGTTGAACATGTTGTCGCGCAGGGCCCGGGCGCACTCGCGCGAGGCGTAGATGGTGACCGGGGTGTCGCGCCGGCCGATGACCAGGTCCGCCATCAGCGGCAGGTCCTTCACATGGTCGAAGTGGCTGTGCCCCACCAGGACGTGGTCCACGCGGCACAGCTCATCCAGCGACAACGTCCCCGTGAGCGCCCCCGCATCGAGCGCCAGCACGTCATCGACGAGGAAGCAGGTGCTCTTGCAGTTGGGTAGCTCGCCGCCGTGGCAGCCGAGGACTCGCAGCTTCACGCTAGAGGTCTCCGAACTTCCACTTCATCTCCAGGTATTGGAGGAAGTCGTGCAGCCTGGCCGTGTCCGGCACGGTCATCCGGTCCCCGTTCCGCTCGACCAGGCCGGAACGCTCCAGCCGGTCCACCACGGCGCGGACCGCGGGCTCACCCACACCAATCTGGCGCGGCAGCTCCCGCACTGAGAAGTCGATCTCCACACCCTCGTCCAGGGGACGGCCCCGGCTCTGGCAGGCCTGGATGATCTGGTGCACCACCCGGCTGGCCGGGTCGTTGTGCAGCAGGTTCTCGATCTGGGCGTCCGCCTCGGAGAGGCGTTCGGCCAGCTTCTTGATCATCCGGACGGCGATCTCCGCATTGCCGCGGATCATCCCCTCGAACGTCTTGGGGTCGATGACCAGCAGCCTCGCGTCCTCGTTGACCGTGGCCGAGGCATTGCGCGGCTTGTTGGAGATGATGGCCATCTCCCCGAAGAACTCACCGGGGCCCAGGACGGCGAGGACCTTCTCGACGTCACGGACCCGCTTGGAGATGGCCACCCGTCCTGCCTGGATGACGAACATCTCCTTGCCGGCTTCTCCCTCGCGGAAGAGCTCGGTGCCCTGGGGGAACTCCTTGCCGAAACGTTGAAAGAGGGTTTCCTCGGCGCCCATCCTGCAAAGGAGTCAATCAGCCCACACTCGCCCGGTCAAATTCCCTTTTCTGTGCGCGCCGGTGGGACAGCCGCCACGCCACGCGAGACACCGGCGCGGGGGCCGGGTAGAAGGCCGCCCGTGGGAACGACCTACAAGCAGTCCGGAGTAGACATCGAGGCCGGCGACGCGTTCGTCGAGCGCATCAAGCCCCATGCCGCGCGCACCATGCGCCCTGAAGTCATGGGCGGAGTGGGCGGATTCGGCGGTCTGTTCGCCCTGCCGCCAGGCAAGTACCAGCAGCCGGTGCTGGTGGCCGGCACGGACGGCGTGGGCACCAAGCTGAAGGTGGCCTTCGCCGCTGGACGCCATGGGACGGTGGGCATCGACCTGGTGGCCATGTCGGTGAACGACATCCTCACCTGCGGCGCCGAGCCCCTCTTCTTCCTCGACTATTTCGCCACCGGGCGCCTGGAGGTCGACGACGCCGCCGAGGTGGTGAAGGGCATCGCCCTGGGCTGCGAGCAGGCCGGGTGCGCGCTGCTCGGCGGCGAGACGGCGGAGATGCCGGGCTTCTACGCGCGCGGCGAATACGACCTCGCGGGCTTCTGCGTGGGCGTGGTGGAGCGCGCGGCCATCATCGACGGCAAGAGCGTGCAGCCGGGTGACGCGCTCATCGGACTCCCCTCCTCTGGCCTGCACAGCAACGGCTATTCGCTGGCGCGCAAGGTGCTGCTGGACGACGGAAAGCTGGCCCTGGACGCGACGCCCGAGGGCCTGGACCGGCCGCTCGTGGACGCGCTGCTGGAGCCCACGCGCATCTACGTGAAGGACGTGCTGGCGCTGCTCCAGGCGGTGAAGGTGAAGGGCCTGGCGCACATCACCGGCAGCGGCATCCCGGGCAACCTGCCCCGCTGCCTGCCGGACGGCACGCGCGCGGTGCTGAGCGAGAAGACCTGGCCCAAGCCGCCCATCTTCGACCTCATCGCGAAACTGGGGAGCGTGGCCCGCGACGAGATGTTCAACACGTTCAACATGGGCCTGGGGCTCATCCTCGTCGTGGCGAAGGAAGACGTCGCCCAGGCGCTGAGCGTGCTGAGCGGCCGGGGCGTGCAGGCCTTCGAGGTCGGCCGCGTAGAAGCGGGCCAGGGCGAGGCCACGGCGGTCATCGACCCATGAGCGGCCAGCGGGTCCGCCTGGGCGTGCTCGTGTCCGGCAGCGGGAGCAACCTCCAGGCGCTGCTGGACGCCTGTGCGCGCGAGGACTTTCCCGCCGAGGTGGCCTGCGTGGTGTCCAACGTCTCCACCGCGTTCGCGCTGGAGCGGGCGCGCAAGGCCGGCGTGACGGCCAAGGTGGTGGACCACAAGGCCCACGCGACGAAGGCGGACTTCGAGAAGGCCCTGCTGGACACGCTGCGCGCGGCGAACGTGGAGTGGGTGTGCCTGGCGGGGTTCATGCGCTTGTTGAGCGCGGACTTCCTGGGCCACTACGCGGGGCGGGTGCTGAACATCCACCCGTCGCTGCTGCCCGCCTTCCCGGGCCTGCATGCGCAGCGACAGGCGCTGGAGCGAGGCGTGAAGGTGGCCGGGTGCACGGTGCACTTCGTGGACGCGGGCACCGACACGGGGCCCATCATCGCGCAGGTGGCCGTGCCGGTGCTGCCGGATGACGACGAGAAGGCCCTGAGCGCGCGAATCCTCGCGGAGGAGCACCGGCTCTACCCGCTGGCCGTGCGGCTCGCCGTCACGGGCAAGGTGACGCTGGACGCGGCCCGCACGCGCGTGGAGGCGCGGGCCACGGTGGGCGAGCTGGCGCTTCGCAACCCCGGCGCGACGGTCGACCCGGCGTGAGTGGACCAAAGACGTTCGACCCGGAGTCGGAGTTCCCCAGCGCCGCACCAGGGAATGACGGCGACGTTCAGCCCCTGGAGGCCGCATTGGGGCTGACCAACGACGGGGTGTTCTCCGACGAGCAACAGTCCACCGGGCCCCTGGGCGGCCCTGCGGCCCCACGAGACGAGCAAGGCTCCACCGCCCTGCCCTCGCAGGCGGAACGAGTCACCGCGATCCAGGAAGCTCGCGTGGTGCTGGTCAGCGCTTGCCTGCTGGGCGAGGCGTGTCGGTACGACGGCCGCTCCCAGCGCTCCGAGCGCGTCCTCGCGGCGCTGGCGGACAAGGACGTCATCCCCGTGTGCCCGGAAGTG is from Myxococcus virescens and encodes:
- a CDS encoding alpha/beta hydrolase, which gives rise to MRLPDWRAAATSGPPIPSIDEVDFRALYSKTKYVVETADGWSLVITRYRPVKQPFPQPLFGEPLLLVHGFSQNRHTWTSGQFVKNLLFFGVDIHILELRGHGKSSIAFQKERAERFKRPLPPDLDYGWDIDSYFLYDLPAAVSGVKRITRRERIFYCGHSMGGMLGYGYAGIHNDFEGLITIGSPADLGRGFMLLRLLAHGAPMLAGLIDLTLASLNVGGKVEGAGRSLLARGVGVLNKGLGRRLSPRARRTLRFDAVPVDIILKSLERQLAKAEDSPLYQQLTTRLNRLINPERVSADDIRWLLREGGEREPRRVLEQFARWIRRGEMVCYRTGFDFKRGFGRIEVPMAIIFGDLDPLASLESTRSVYRAAKSEYLLWRPVKGNSHIELTMGHDIRQICYDIKNLIEYARTHRYRSPSLPRLR
- a CDS encoding Crp/Fnr family transcriptional regulator; amino-acid sequence: MGAEETLFQRFGKEFPQGTELFREGEAGKEMFVIQAGRVAISKRVRDVEKVLAVLGPGEFFGEMAIISNKPRNASATVNEDARLLVIDPKTFEGMIRGNAEIAVRMIKKLAERLSEADAQIENLLHNDPASRVVHQIIQACQSRGRPLDEGVEIDFSVRELPRQIGVGEPAVRAVVDRLERSGLVERNGDRMTVPDTARLHDFLQYLEMKWKFGDL
- a CDS encoding bifunctional folylpolyglutamate synthase/dihydrofolate synthase, translated to MERVQEALAALGHPERRYPALHVAGTNGKGSTCAMTAASLHAAGHRVGLYTSPHLVRVNERIRVDSEDISDADFGLRILEVLERYPSAVSSPMTYFEFGTIVALWHFAQVRVDVAVLETGLGGRLDATTAASPVVTAITPVSFDHMEYLGDTLAAIAGEKAGILKPGVPCVVARQAPEALDAILRKAEQVGAPVRLEGRDFTGERQPDGGLSYRGATWSLDGLSVALRGPHQRQNAAVALACLEALQERGVTVPPEAARAGLASACWPGRLEEVGQQPILLLDGAHNPAGVEVLLASLKDLYPGRRLHLVFGVVGDKDRGPMMRALLPECASVQLTPLETPRSLAPEAYLAEARALCADVTAWPDADAALAAARKRAAANDLVLCTGSLFLVGMMKARMYRNLGAMHQPP
- the purN gene encoding phosphoribosylglycinamide formyltransferase, producing MSGQRVRLGVLVSGSGSNLQALLDACAREDFPAEVACVVSNVSTAFALERARKAGVTAKVVDHKAHATKADFEKALLDTLRAANVEWVCLAGFMRLLSADFLGHYAGRVLNIHPSLLPAFPGLHAQRQALERGVKVAGCTVHFVDAGTDTGPIIAQVAVPVLPDDDEKALSARILAEEHRLYPLAVRLAVTGKVTLDAARTRVEARATVGELALRNPGATVDPA
- a CDS encoding MBL fold metallo-hydrolase, which produces MKLRVLGCHGGELPNCKSTCFLVDDVLALDAGALTGTLSLDELCRVDHVLVGHSHFDHVKDLPLMADLVIGRRDTPVTIYASRECARALRDNMFNNALWPDFTRIPTKRKPVLQIKTFRAGSSFQVGPYTVRSVPVSHPVESCGFIISNGKSALAMSGDTGPTDKLWKALNETKNLKALLLETSFPNKLQSLADISGHLTPHTLSLELQKFERNGASVLLYHLKPAFVSQLKKELAELPVEVLELGDTFEL
- a CDS encoding DUF523 domain-containing protein → MSGPKTFDPESEFPSAAPGNDGDVQPLEAALGLTNDGVFSDEQQSTGPLGGPAAPRDEQGSTALPSQAERVTAIQEARVVLVSACLLGEACRYDGRSQRSERVLAALADKDVIPVCPEVASGLPVPRPPVDLRGGTGVDVWAGRAVAVERAAGTDRTEAFQQGARLALEAAQRFGATVALLKEKSPSCGSQRVYESGQLRAGEGITTALLRAKGVTVLSDEDL
- the accD gene encoding acetyl-CoA carboxylase, carboxyltransferase subunit beta, which produces MAWFSKKPRIAVDTEPQAEPRPSRMEGLWAKCETCDEIIYRQELEKNWMVCPHCEHHHYWAARARLAALLDPDSFEEFDKELEPQDPLGFSDSKKYKDRLKSTRKNLGEPDAFISGVGRIQGHQVSVGCFVFEFMGGSMGSVVGEKVARVFERAHELKCSAIVFSASGGARMQEGIFSLMQMAKTSAAIARFRTGTRPYISVLLNPTTGGVAASFSWLGDVILAEPKALIGFAGPRVIEQTIRQKLPEGFQRSEFLLDHGMIDAIVHRKDLRAKLGQILGLLG
- the purM gene encoding phosphoribosylformylglycinamidine cyclo-ligase; this encodes MGTTYKQSGVDIEAGDAFVERIKPHAARTMRPEVMGGVGGFGGLFALPPGKYQQPVLVAGTDGVGTKLKVAFAAGRHGTVGIDLVAMSVNDILTCGAEPLFFLDYFATGRLEVDDAAEVVKGIALGCEQAGCALLGGETAEMPGFYARGEYDLAGFCVGVVERAAIIDGKSVQPGDALIGLPSSGLHSNGYSLARKVLLDDGKLALDATPEGLDRPLVDALLEPTRIYVKDVLALLQAVKVKGLAHITGSGIPGNLPRCLPDGTRAVLSEKTWPKPPIFDLIAKLGSVARDEMFNTFNMGLGLILVVAKEDVAQALSVLSGRGVQAFEVGRVEAGQGEATAVIDP